AAACAAGTCAAAAATATACTGCTGATGTGCGTGGGAGTGGCCCTGACGGTTTCTTGTAATAAACAGATTACCGACAAACAGGCTGACCCCAACAACCCCACCAGCGTGCCCCCGGGGCTGATCCTTGGGACCGTCCTCATGGACATGTCCGGTTCGGGTAGCCAGGGCAGCCTGGGCGGCGTGGATAGCTGGGACCAGGTGCAAGACTGGAACCAATACCATTGCCAGAACTATAACTACTACGGGAACAACATCTATTCCTGGGCGAACGGGTCCTTTGATCCCTACCTGGTGATGAAGAACGTCAACCAGATGGAGAAGGAAGTCACGGTCCGGGGTGGCGCGGCTGTCAACCCCTATGAGGCGCTCGGCCGTTTCATCAAGGCGTATTACTATTACAACCTGACGTCCATGTTCGGAGATGTTCCGCAAACCGAAGCCCTGGGGACGACCACTACTCCTTCCTATACCCCGCAGGAGCAGGTATTTGAATACATCCTCAACCAACTGGATACGGCTAATACGGACCTGGCGACCCTAATCGCCGCGAACGACAATTCGCTTCAGTCCAACCAGGACATTTACTTTGCGGGCAACCTTTCCGCCTGGCAGAAAACGGTAAATGCCTTTAAACTCCGGGTGTTGATCGCGCTGAGCAACCAGGCCACCGACGCCAATCTGAATGTGCCCACGCAGTTCGCGAACATCATCAACAACCCGACGAAATATCCTTTGTTCGGTAGCCAGGCGGATGACTTCGAATTCACGTACAACCCCGGTGGCTCGAATACGTTCAGCACGTATCCGTTTAACCCGAGCAACTTCGGGTCGATCGCCGGCCGGTTCAATATGTCTTATACGTATGTCAACGCCC
This region of Dinghuibacter silviterrae genomic DNA includes:
- a CDS encoding SusD/RagB family nutrient-binding outer membrane lipoprotein, producing the protein MKQVKNILLMCVGVALTVSCNKQITDKQADPNNPTSVPPGLILGTVLMDMSGSGSQGSLGGVDSWDQVQDWNQYHCQNYNYYGNNIYSWANGSFDPYLVMKNVNQMEKEVTVRGGAAVNPYEALGRFIKAYYYYNLTSMFGDVPQTEALGTTTTPSYTPQEQVFEYILNQLDTANTDLATLIAANDNSLQSNQDIYFAGNLSAWQKTVNAFKLRVLIALSNQATDANLNVPTQFANIINNPTKYPLFGSQADDFEFTYNPGGSNTFSTYPFNPSNFGSIAGRFNMSYTYVNALTTISDPRVFMTCDPAWAVVNGDKNPCQYQYFVGASTGEAIGNMYANASAGLYSFIGRYRYYSNFTGDPDVLVGYKEMLFNIAEATERGWISGTAATWYQKGITESMSFYGIDVTQTSFTAHFLPPGANSVTQVQPYAFTFNWATYYAQPAVQLSANQATAIGQIVLQKYIACFENSGWEGYFNYRRTGVPAFQGGTGVGNNGVIPKRWAYPVSEQTQNATNWKAAVANQKFTADDLNQTMWLLQ